A window from Malassezia japonica chromosome 1, complete sequence encodes these proteins:
- a CDS encoding uncharacterized protein (EggNog:ENOG503Q42U; COG:S) gives MAENEARSPRASLSPDSAKRKAEEGQQPPLKAAKKTRAPPPLVTLKNSRLALRQKAVGWDRTMPVLKAVLCFQSFLEERAETLDTIPDDHLVIVASLVQESDKSATELAKLVRATVLPEGHRALGKVTEDGQPLDVLPVAVIQNAIQAIAERVNYGLDGENLAPALQLWRWEVQNLDLLPKENLDKLMARREERVAAKQEALALFEALPEEQKGALREGKKLAKPKDEPQQAPEAKEAPMTPGQKEKLERAKLRETKKAERQAKEAERQAEKQAKEAEKQAERQAKEAEKQAERQAKEAEKQAERQAKEAEKQAKEAERQAKEEKVEKGKQAQVRLFNSFFQQASPRSPSVRKDDVEVKNDFQRTFLPCEYKNMADINKFYRPATDALLQEMDVRSQSQPELLKELTHLGKTRAPRTTPRVRGIHPPASVRHIMKTVQESDVLGGNAEEHAKRELEKLNNRRLVPIKLLQFQSDRRPGWVGTWTRSSTFITPRKPFGQDPVSLDYSYDSDAEWEEVEEGENVDAMDDREEEESMGGSDNEDSEMDDWLEDDLEEDDEAPPPEEVEPPSSPLAHTSRDPTPKGVNLLQPKKKVKLLGRRFDSKLVPYYTGPHWENTLGEPGHESFAPYRIQFFNDAHVGLDPFTFTSTTVSIAPAADEAAVQAGPNESASAAPATTASRSTKFNFPDTHLPELLKLIQGSTRSKPALLEDLREHFGPIVKGVSKTAIEARLQECAAKESKKPGAKWIIKPEWQSQLHSKMAECEMMQSVHAVMDPAEDVAQIQDLSQAIHEARLERDAEVQSAKDRVDHWRSIEEHMETMTKMENEKFGLAKKINEQETALASLEADLSAFRAKIDAGESRDVEQDVEMDRSAYVPSQVLTPSLALQLFRNMGFVPFHDPAQPNAPITSLLVRSARRNVAVSVDIDEKSRKENKLTSFELAEKLWAAAS, from the exons cgagacgctcgacacgATCCCGGACGATCACCTCGTGATCGTCGCGAGCTTGGTGCAGGAAAGCGACAAGAGTGCGACAGAGCTCGCGAAACTCGTGCGCGCTACCGTGCTCCCGGAAGGCCACCGGGCCCTGGGAAAGGTCACCGAGGACGGGCAGCCGCTCGATGTGCTGCCAGTCGCCGTGATCCAGAACGCGATCCAGGcgatcgccgagcgcgtcaactacggcctcgacggcgaaaACCTTGCCCCAGCGCTCCAGCTCTGGCGCTGGGAGGTGCAAAACTTGGATCTGCTCCCGAAAGAGAACCTAGATAAGCTCATGGCACGCCGTgaagagcgcgtcgccgccaagcaagaggcgctcgcgctcttcGAAGCGCTGCCAGAGGAGCAAAAGGGCGCACTGCGCGAGGGCAAGAAGCTCGCCAAGCCCAAGGACGAGCCCCAACAGGCGCCGGAGGCCAAAGAGGCGCCCATGACCCCGGGGCAGAAGGagaagctcgagcgcgccaagctgcgcgagacgaaaaaggccgagcgccaggccaaggaggccgagcgccaggcggaaaagcaggccaaggaggcagagaagcaggccgagcgccaggccaAAGAGGCAGAgaagcaggccgagcgccaggccaaagaggccgagaagcaggccgagcgccaggccaaagaggccgaAAAGCAGGCCAAGgaagccgagcgccaggccaAGGAGGAAAAGGTGGAAAAGGGCAAGCAGGCACAGGTGCGCCTCTTCAACTCTTTCTTTCAGCAGGCTTCGccacgctcgccgtcggtgcgcaAGGACGATGTTGAAGTCAAGAACGACTTTCAGCGCACGTTTCTGCCTTGCGAATACAAAAACATGGCTGATATCAACAAGTTTTATCGCCCGGCCACAGACGCCCTGCTCCAGGAGATGGATGTTCGGTCGCAAAGCCAGCCGGAACTCCTCAAGGAGCTAACGCACTTGGGTAAGAcacgggcgccgcgcacgacgccgcgtgTGCGCGGCATCCACCCGCCAGCATCCGTGCGCCATATCATGAAGACTGTGCAGGAGTCGGACGTACTTGGCGGTAACGCTGAAGAGCACGCAAAGCGCGAGCTTGAAAAGCTCAACAACCGCCGCCTCGTACCGATCAAGCTCCTACAGTTCCAGTCGGACCGGCGTCCGGGCTGGGTGGGCACCTGGacgcggtcctcgacgtTTATTACGCCGCGCAAGCCGTTCGGCCAGGACCCTGTCTCGCTCGACTACTCGTACGACAGCGATGCAGAATGGGAAGAGGTCGAGGAGGGCGAGAACGTCGATGCAATGGACGATCGCGAAGAAGAAGAGAGCATGGGCGGCTCGGACAATGAAGACTCAGAGATGGACGACTGGCTCGAAGACGATTTggaagaggacgacgaggcgccgccacCCGAGGAGGTcgagccgccgagcagcccGCTTGCGCACACGTCCAGGGATCCGACACCGAAAGGCGTCAATCTTTTGCAGCCGAAGAAGAAGGTCAAGCTACTGGGACGCCGTTTCGACTCTAAACTCGTCCCGTATTATACTGGACCGCACTGGGAGAATACGCTTGGCGAGCCCGGACACGAGAGCTTTGCGCCGTACCGCATTCAATTCTTCAATG ATGCACATGTGGGGCTGGATCCCTTTACATTCACGTCCACGACCGTGTCCATTGCGCCTGCagcggacgaggcggcagTGCAAGCAGGGCCGAACGAATCGGCCTCTGCTGCGCCCGCGACGACCGCAAGCCGAAGCACCAAGTTCAACTTCCCCGATACCCATCTCCCCGAACTACTCAAACTGATTCAAGGCTCTACACGATCCAAGCCTGCCCTGCTCGAAGATCTTCGCGAACACTTTGGTCCTATTGTCAAGGGTGTTAGCAAGACTGCGATCGAGGCACGCTTGCAAGAGTGCGCTGCCAAGGAAAGCAAGAAGCCCGGTGCAAAGTGGATCATCAAGCCCGAGTGGCAGAGCCAGCTCCATA GCAAGATGGCCGAGTG CGAAATGATGCAATCAGTACATGCAGTGATGGATCCCGCCGAAGACGTCGCGCAAATTCAGGATTTGTCACAAGCTATCCACGAGGCACGTCTCGAGCGTGATGCGGAAGTACAGTCGGCAAAGGACCGCGTCGATC acTGGCGCTCGATCGAAGAGCACATGGAAACAATGACCAAGATGGAAAACGAAAAGTTTGGCCTTGCCAAGAAGATCAATGAGCAGGAAACTGCGCTCGCATCTCTCGAAGCGGATCTTTCCGCTTTCCGCGCCAAGATTGATGCGGGCGAAAGTCGTGACGTCGAACAGGACGTGGAAATGGATCGCAGCGCGTACGTACCCAGCCAAGTTCTGACCCCAAGTCTCGCGCTTCAGCTCTTCCGCAACATGGGATTTGTGCCGTTTCACGACCCTGCGCAGCCCAATGCGCCGATTACCTCGTTGCTCGTCCGTTCCGCTCGCCGGAACGTGGCCGTTTCGGTCGACATTGACGAAAAGTCGCGCAAAGAAAACAAGCTGACCTCGTTTGAATTGGCCGAGAAGCTCTGGGCCGCGGCTAGCTAG